DNA sequence from the Arthrobacter jinronghuae genome:
TCCAAGAACATTGCCGGAGCCATCAACTCGGTGATCTGGCGGATCCTGGTCTTCTACATCGGTTCGGTGCTGGTGATGGTCACCGTGCTGCCCTGGGACAGTGAAGCGCTGAGCACCGGGCCGTTCGTAGCCGTCCTGCACGCAGCGAAGGTGCCCGGCGCGGACACGGTCATGGCCGTCGTCATCGTCATTGCACTGCTGTCCGCCATGAACGCGAACCTGTACGGCGCGTCCCGGATGATCTACTCCCTGGGCGAGCGCGGCCGGGCTCCGGCCGCCCTGGGCCGCCTTGGCTCCGGCGGAGTGCCCCGCCGGGCCGTGCTGGCGTCCGTGGTCTTCGGCTTCATCGCCGTGGTGCTGAACTACCTCTACCCCGACACGGTACTGATGATCCTGCTCAACACCGTCGGTTCCACCTGCCTGGTGGTCTGGGGCATCTCCATCGTTTCGCAGATCATCCTGCGGCGGCGGGCGGAAGCGGCCGGCGTCGAACTCACGTTCAAGATGTGGGCCTTCCCCTGGCTCTCCTACTTCGCGCTGGCACTGCTCGCAGGAATCGTGGTCCTGGGCTTCTTCGACCCCGATGTGCGGATCCAACTGCTGGCGACGGCGGCCCTCAGCACCGTGCTGGTACTGCTGGCCTGGTCCTTCGAGCGGCGCAGCGCCGCCAAGGCCCGCACCGCACCCGCGGACCGAGGCAACCAGGCCGGATAGGCAAACTGCCAAGCACAGGCGACTGCCGAATGCCACATTTGTACAGACTGTGTCATGTTCGGGGCGCTGTTTGCTCACTGTGGCGTGAACCACTAAATTGCGGACTATGGACAATAATCTGCAACCTGCGGCCCTGTCGGCGGAGGAACTCCGGGAGCTGTACCGCCTGGTCACCGCCGTCCGGCAGCTGGACCTCGCCGCGATCGCCTGGCAGCGCCAGGGCATCATCCCCGGGTATGCCCCGGAGCTGGGCCAGGAAGCCGCCCAGGTGGGCAGCGCCTTCGCCATGGACCCCGAGCATGACTTCGTTTTCCCCACCTACCGGGAAATGGGGGTGGCGCTGACCATGGGCGTGGACATGACCGCCTACATGTCCACCCACAAGGCCAGCTGGCACGGCGGCCTCTACAACCCGGTGCAGACCCGGCTCGCCCCGATCCAGGCAGTGGTCGGCGGATCAGTGCTGCACGCCGTGGGCTGGGCCCACGGGCAGACCCTCGCCGGGAACCCCGGTGTTGCCCTGACCTACTTCGGCGACGGCGCCAGCTCCCAGGGCGACGTCCATGAAGCAATGAACTTCGCCGGCGTCCTGAAGGCGCCGGTCATTTTCTTCGTCCAGAACAACGGCTGGGCCATTTCGCTGCCCACCGAGGCCCAGGTGGCCGGCGGAACCGTCGCCGCCCGTGCCGCCGGGTACGGCATGAAGGCCATCACCGTGGACGGCAACGACGCCGCCGCCGTCGTCCTCGCCACGCGCGAGGCCGCCGCTCACGCCAGGGCCGGACACGGGCCGGTACTGATCGAGGCCATGACCTACCGCCGCGGCCCGCACTCCACCAGCGACGATCCCGGCCGGTACCGGAGCCTGGCGGAGGAACGGCGCGACGAAGGCGCGGATCCGGTCCAGCTGCTGGCAGACCGGTTGCTCGCCGACGGGATAGCCGACGACGCGTTCCTGGACACCGCGCTGCAGGATGCCAAGACCAACGCGGACGCCGTCCGCGAAGGTGTCATGGCGCTCGGCCCGCGTCCCGGACGGGAAATGTTCGACTTTGTTTTCGCCGAGCCCACCGAAGCACTCAAAGCCCAGGCCCGCGCCTGGCGGGAGGAATCCGAACATGTCTGAGCAGCTAAGCGACGCCGTGGCGTCCTCCGACCTGGAAGCCGCTGCCCGGAACACGGAGCAGACCGCCGCGCAGGAGCAGTCCCCCCTGGCCCCGTCCCCGGAGGACGGCGACGGCCGGGTGGAAAACCTCTCGATGCAGGCGGCCCTCAACCGTGCCCTGGCCGAAACACTGGCCGAGGATCCTCGGGCCGTTGTCCTGGGCGAAGATGTGGGACGGCTCGGCGGTGTCTTCCGCATCACCGACGGCCTGCAGCAGCGCTTCGGCGCCGACCGCGTTTTCGATACCCCGCTGGCGGAGTCGGGCATCCTCGGCATGTCCGTGGGGCTGGCCATGGCCGGTTTCCATCCGATCCCGGAGGTGCAGTTTGACGGTTTCGCATATCCGGCGGTGAACCAGATAGTCACCCAGCTGGCCCGGATGAACTACCGCAGCCGGGGCACCATGCCCATGCCGGTGACCCTGCGGGTACCCAGCTTCGGCGGCATCCGCGCCCCCGAGCACCACGGCGAGTCGCTGGAGGCGCTCTTCGCCCACGTTCCGGGATTGAAGGTGGTTTCCCCGTCCAGCCCGCACGAGGCCTACCATCTGCTGAAGCATGCCGCAGCCGTTCCGGACCCGGTGATCTTCATGGAACCGAAGTCCCGCTACTGGCAGAAGGGCGACGTGTTCCTGGACGACGCCGGCCCTATGGAGGGTGCCAAGGTGGTCCGTCCGGGCAAGCACGTCACGCTGGTGGCATGGGGTGCCATGGTGGCCCGCTGCCTCTCCGTGGCCGAGCTGGCCGCCGAGGACGGCATCGAGGTGGAGGTCCTGGACCTGCGGTGGCTCAAGCCGATCGACGCCGAGGGGCTGGCCGCCTCCGTCGCCCGGACCCGGCGCGCCGTCGTCGTCCACGAAGCGCCGCTGACCTCCGGTCTCGGCGCCGAAGTGGCCGCCCTGATCACGGAACGCTGCTTCGATACCCTGCGCGCTCCGGTTGGGCGGGTCACGGGATTCGACGTACCGTATCCCTCAGGCGATCTTGAAGACGAATACATCCCGAACATCGACCGCATCCTGTTCGGGATCCAGCGAGTATTGGAGTACCGGCGTGGCTGAAATCCCCTTCCCCCTTCCCGACCTCGGCGAAGGCCTGATCGAGGCCACCGTGCTGGAATGGCTGGTGTCCGTGGGTGATCAGGTGGAACGCAACCAGCCGCTGGTCGAGGTGGAAACCACCAAATCCGCGGTGGAGCTGCCTTCCCCGCAGGCCGGCCGCGTTGCACGCACCTACGGCGAGCCCGGGGAAACGATCAACGTGGGCGAACCGCTTATCGTCTTCGAGGTTCCGGACAACACCGCCGGCATCGTAGGCACCGTGCCGCAGGAAGCTCCGGCACGCCGCCGGGTCCGGCTGACCGCCGCACTGGACGAGGACTAGGCAGTGGCCGACTACGGCTCCCTGGTGGAAGGCACCGATCCCCGCCTTTCGGTGGAGATTATCGACCCTGCCGGCGGTGCTGCGGGCACGACGGCGCTGCGTCCCGTCCTCCTGCTGCACGGCTTCGCCTCCAGTGCGCAGTTGAACTGGCACGACTCTGGATGGATCACCGCACTGACCGCCGCGGGGCGCCGGATCATTACCGTGGACCTGCCCGGCCACGGCGGCAGTGCAGCACCGGAGGACCTCGATTCCTACCGCCCCAGCCGCATCCGCGCGGACCTGCTGCAGGTTCTTCAGGACGCCGGCGTGTCTCCGCTGGCCGACGACGACCCGGCCAGCGGCCTGGACGTGGTGGGCTATTCCCTCGGTTCCCGCCTCGCCTGGGAGTTCGGTGCGACCCAGCCCGAACTCGTGCACCGCATGGTGCTCGGAGGGCCGGGAAGCGGAGACCCGCTGGCGGACTTCGATCTCGATGCCGCCCGTGAAGCAGCGGCGGGCGGGGCGCCGGTGGCGGATCCCCGCACCGCCGAACTGCTGCGCATGGCCCAGCTGGTTCCGCAGAATAACCTGGCCGCCCTGTTCCGGATGATCGAAGCCATCAAGGAGGAACCCTTCTCCCCCGCAGCGGCGGTTCCTTCCATGCCGCTGCTCCTGGTTGCCGGAGAACGCGACGACCTCGCGGCGACAGCGCCCAAGCTGGCCGCCCTGAGCGGACAGGCCGAGCTGGTATCGCTTCCCGCCCGCACCCACACGAACGCCATAACCTCCCGGGCGTTCAAAAACGCTGCAGTGGAGTTCTTGGCCGGCGAATAACAGCTTGGTTACGGCGGCGGGTTATTCCGCCAGCATTTCCGGGTGCACGCTAAGATGAAAAGGCTAGGGGGCTAGCCGGACATTGATCAGCCTACTGATTAATGTTCCGCGAGATTCCCTGCTTCATCTTTGACCCTCAAGGGAGGACACCCGTGGATGTACTCCTGGGGCACCGGTACCGCACCACCGAACTCATAGGGTCCGGTGGTGCTGCTGCCGTCTACCGTGCAGTCGACGAGAACCTTGGGCGGGAAGTAGCCGTCAAGCTTTTCAACGCCGGGTTCCGAGAGGATGACGAAACCCGCCGCCAGCAGATCGAAATGCAGCTGCTGGCAACCCTGAACCATCCGGGATTGGTCACCCTGCTGGACGCCGGCGTCAACGTTGATGACGAGGGCCGCAGCTCCAGCTTCCTCGTGATGGAGCTGGTGGACGGACCGGACCTGCGCGGCACGCTCAAGGAAGGCCCCCTCTCCTCCTCGGCAACGGCGGCGCTGGGCGCCGATCTGGCCGACGCGCTGAACTACGTGCACAGCAACGGCGTGATCCACCGCGACGTAAAGCCTGCGAACATCCTGCTTTTCCCGCAGGAAGACATGGACACCCGCCTGTACCCGCGGCTCACCGACTTCGGGATCGCCAGGATGGTCGAGGCCACCGTAGCCACCGCCAACGGCGCGACCATCGGAACCGCGAACTACCTGAGCCCGGAACAGGCGCAGGGGGCTGCCGTGGATCCGCGGACCGACGTCTACTCACTGGGCCTGGTGCTCCTGGAATGCCTTACCGGGGAAAAGGCATTCCCCGGCCCGATTGTGGAAGCAGCCGTGGCACGCCTGCTCCGTGACCCCGAGATTCCCGAGTGGGTGGGACCGGATTGGACCGGCATCCTTCGGGCCATGACATCCCGCCTTGTGGACGCACGCCCCGAGGCACACGAAGTGGCAGTGGCGCTTCGTTCCCTGGCTTCCGAAGCCATGGTGCTGGACGGACCTGTCCCGTCGCCGGGCAGCTCCGCGTTCGGCGATCCGGACACCGGAGAATCCGCAACGGGCGGCGCTACCACGGGCAACATCTATATTCCGGCCCCGCCGCAGCACGCCCCCAGTCTGGGCTAGGCCGGGCTATCCTGGAGAGGCACAAAAACGGATCGGTCCCGAGGGACCGATCCGTTTTTTATAAGTCAGAAGGCTACTTGCCGTCGTCGGCCGCTTCATCCTCTTCGGGCTCAAAGTTCGAGGCTTCTTCGGTGCTCGCGGCAGCGATCCCGTCCTCGCTCTGGGGGATGGTGCCTTCGGGGCCGCCCTGCGAACCCGTCTTCGACTGATCCCCCTGGCCGGCTTCCTTTTCGGTATTTCCCATGGTGTTTCTCCTTTGTGGTGCTCGCTGGCCTACTTATTCGATACTAGGCCAACTGTGGCCCGGCCAACACCTGCCGATGGGTTCGGCAGCCGCCCTGTTCAGGCCGCAGAACGTTTGCGGGCTGCGCGGACAGCGACCAGGCTCAGCAGCAGCAGGGCTGCCGCTGAAGCAGTCGGAACGATGAAGGCGTGGCTGTGGCCGAAGGAATCCGCCAGTCCGCCAGCCACGGAGGAACCCAG
Encoded proteins:
- a CDS encoding biotin/lipoyl-containing protein, which gives rise to MAEIPFPLPDLGEGLIEATVLEWLVSVGDQVERNQPLVEVETTKSAVELPSPQAGRVARTYGEPGETINVGEPLIVFEVPDNTAGIVGTVPQEAPARRRVRLTAALDED
- a CDS encoding serine/threonine-protein kinase → MDVLLGHRYRTTELIGSGGAAAVYRAVDENLGREVAVKLFNAGFREDDETRRQQIEMQLLATLNHPGLVTLLDAGVNVDDEGRSSSFLVMELVDGPDLRGTLKEGPLSSSATAALGADLADALNYVHSNGVIHRDVKPANILLFPQEDMDTRLYPRLTDFGIARMVEATVATANGATIGTANYLSPEQAQGAAVDPRTDVYSLGLVLLECLTGEKAFPGPIVEAAVARLLRDPEIPEWVGPDWTGILRAMTSRLVDARPEAHEVAVALRSLASEAMVLDGPVPSPGSSAFGDPDTGESATGGATTGNIYIPAPPQHAPSLG
- a CDS encoding alpha/beta fold hydrolase, which translates into the protein MADYGSLVEGTDPRLSVEIIDPAGGAAGTTALRPVLLLHGFASSAQLNWHDSGWITALTAAGRRIITVDLPGHGGSAAPEDLDSYRPSRIRADLLQVLQDAGVSPLADDDPASGLDVVGYSLGSRLAWEFGATQPELVHRMVLGGPGSGDPLADFDLDAAREAAAGGAPVADPRTAELLRMAQLVPQNNLAALFRMIEAIKEEPFSPAAAVPSMPLLLVAGERDDLAATAPKLAALSGQAELVSLPARTHTNAITSRAFKNAAVEFLAGE
- a CDS encoding alpha-ketoacid dehydrogenase subunit beta, with amino-acid sequence MQAALNRALAETLAEDPRAVVLGEDVGRLGGVFRITDGLQQRFGADRVFDTPLAESGILGMSVGLAMAGFHPIPEVQFDGFAYPAVNQIVTQLARMNYRSRGTMPMPVTLRVPSFGGIRAPEHHGESLEALFAHVPGLKVVSPSSPHEAYHLLKHAAAVPDPVIFMEPKSRYWQKGDVFLDDAGPMEGAKVVRPGKHVTLVAWGAMVARCLSVAELAAEDGIEVEVLDLRWLKPIDAEGLAASVARTRRAVVVHEAPLTSGLGAEVAALITERCFDTLRAPVGRVTGFDVPYPSGDLEDEYIPNIDRILFGIQRVLEYRRG
- a CDS encoding thiamine pyrophosphate-dependent enzyme, which encodes MDNNLQPAALSAEELRELYRLVTAVRQLDLAAIAWQRQGIIPGYAPELGQEAAQVGSAFAMDPEHDFVFPTYREMGVALTMGVDMTAYMSTHKASWHGGLYNPVQTRLAPIQAVVGGSVLHAVGWAHGQTLAGNPGVALTYFGDGASSQGDVHEAMNFAGVLKAPVIFFVQNNGWAISLPTEAQVAGGTVAARAAGYGMKAITVDGNDAAAVVLATREAAAHARAGHGPVLIEAMTYRRGPHSTSDDPGRYRSLAEERRDEGADPVQLLADRLLADGIADDAFLDTALQDAKTNADAVREGVMALGPRPGREMFDFVFAEPTEALKAQARAWREESEHV